One genomic segment of Amycolatopsis sp. Hca4 includes these proteins:
- a CDS encoding ATP/GTP-binding protein, whose product MDYVRSDKRITSAKIVVAGGFGAGKTTFVGAVSEIDPLRTEALMTSAAVGVDKTEAVPGKFATTVAMDFGRLTLAEDLILYVFGTPGQHRFWFMWDDLVCGAVAAIVLVDTRRLADSFASIDFFESRGLPFLVAINQFQDTRQHGPEQVREALKIPAAVEVVTCDARSPESTKRTLIAAAEHALAEHHAPRSRKA is encoded by the coding sequence GTGGACTACGTGCGCTCTGACAAAAGGATCACCTCGGCGAAGATCGTCGTCGCCGGGGGGTTCGGGGCCGGCAAGACGACGTTCGTCGGTGCCGTCTCGGAAATCGACCCGCTGCGGACCGAAGCCCTCATGACGTCGGCGGCGGTCGGCGTCGACAAGACCGAAGCGGTACCGGGGAAGTTCGCCACCACGGTGGCGATGGACTTCGGCAGGCTCACCCTCGCCGAGGACCTCATCCTCTACGTGTTCGGCACGCCCGGCCAGCACCGGTTCTGGTTCATGTGGGACGACCTCGTCTGCGGCGCGGTGGCGGCGATCGTCCTGGTGGACACGCGCCGGCTGGCGGACTCCTTCGCCTCGATCGACTTCTTCGAGTCGCGCGGCCTGCCGTTCCTGGTGGCCATCAACCAGTTCCAGGACACCCGCCAGCACGGGCCGGAGCAGGTGCGCGAGGCCCTCAAGATCCCGGCCGCGGTGGAGGTCGTCACCTGCGACGCGCGGTCGCCGGAGTCGACGAAGCGGACGCTCATCGCCGCGGCCGAGCACGCGCTCGCCGAGCACCACGCCCCCCGATCAAGGAAAGCCTGA
- a CDS encoding MHYT domain-containing protein, which translates to MDHEDFAMGNWLVVLAYLTSVVGCALGLACTLQARSTDSPRARLTWLVLAAVSIGGVGIWVMHFIAMLGFSTPGLPVRYDILRTALSAILSVAAVFCGLLVFGVRNRFAWKRLLLGGLLTGLAVAVMHYTGMWAVQVKGTIGYDPTTVVLSVVIAVVAATAALWFTVGLDKLLPRLAAGLVMGAAVTGMHYTGMAAVRLHLDPGAPDPSGTEVFSFLFPVFVLAALAMAVPICAVLMATSSSEAPRHTSVVS; encoded by the coding sequence ATGGACCACGAAGACTTCGCGATGGGCAACTGGCTCGTCGTGCTCGCCTACCTCACCTCGGTGGTGGGCTGCGCCCTCGGCCTCGCGTGCACGCTGCAGGCGCGGTCCACCGACAGCCCGCGCGCCCGGCTGACCTGGCTGGTGCTCGCGGCGGTGTCCATCGGCGGGGTCGGCATCTGGGTCATGCACTTCATCGCGATGCTCGGGTTTTCCACCCCCGGGCTGCCGGTGCGCTACGACATCCTGCGCACGGCGCTGTCGGCGATCCTCTCGGTGGCCGCGGTGTTCTGCGGGCTGCTGGTGTTCGGCGTCCGCAACCGGTTCGCGTGGAAGCGGCTGCTGCTCGGCGGGCTGCTGACCGGGCTCGCGGTGGCCGTCATGCACTACACGGGGATGTGGGCGGTGCAGGTCAAGGGCACGATCGGCTACGACCCGACGACGGTGGTGCTCTCGGTGGTCATCGCCGTCGTCGCGGCCACGGCGGCGCTGTGGTTCACCGTGGGGCTGGACAAGCTGCTGCCGCGGCTGGCGGCGGGGCTGGTGATGGGCGCGGCGGTCACCGGGATGCACTACACGGGGATGGCGGCGGTGCGCCTGCACCTGGACCCGGGTGCGCCGGACCCGTCCGGTACCGAGGTGTTCTCGTTCCTGTTCCCGGTGTTCGTGCTGGCCGCGCTGGCGATGGCGGTGCCGATCTGCGCGGTGCTGATGGCGACGTCGAGCTCGGAGGCGCCTCGGCACACTTCGGTCGTCTCCTAA
- a CDS encoding cytochrome P450 produces the protein MPLTGRRLSLDNPVHECDPASETYVEAAELRRYGQVVPVVLFGGVRTWITTSAEASRAILEANPDIGKDPANWAALQRGEIPGSWPFLTLITEKSMFNADGADHLRLRRLVSHAFTHKRITAVVPRLTAIADELLDGLSGDGPVDLKTAYAYPLPMRTICEFFGITDPDEQDELRDEYATMFDAVATPEERSRAATALEATLVRHIEDKRRHPDDRLTSTLIDIHELDGDRLTEEELLGTLHIILAAGHETTVNAIMNTVVALLTHPDQLALLRDGRRPWSSTVDAGLRWNVPLKCVYMRYALRDTDICGTVVPAGEPIATMIAGAQRNSDTADARFDVTSDDRGHIGFGAGSHFCLGAPLARQEITIGLERLFTRYPNLRLAVEPEELTHIVSPAINGLTALPLHLA, from the coding sequence ATGCCGCTCACCGGACGCAGGCTGTCTCTCGACAATCCCGTTCACGAATGCGATCCCGCGTCGGAGACGTACGTCGAGGCTGCGGAACTGCGGCGGTACGGCCAGGTCGTGCCCGTGGTTCTGTTCGGCGGTGTCCGGACCTGGATCACCACGTCGGCCGAGGCGAGCAGGGCGATCTTGGAGGCGAACCCGGACATCGGCAAGGACCCGGCGAACTGGGCGGCTCTGCAGCGCGGCGAGATCCCCGGTTCCTGGCCGTTCCTCACGTTGATCACCGAGAAGAGCATGTTCAACGCCGACGGTGCCGACCACCTGCGGCTGCGCAGGCTGGTCAGCCACGCCTTCACCCACAAACGGATCACCGCCGTCGTCCCGCGGTTGACCGCGATCGCCGACGAACTGCTCGACGGCCTTTCCGGCGACGGTCCGGTCGATCTGAAGACCGCCTACGCCTATCCTTTGCCGATGCGCACGATCTGCGAATTCTTCGGGATCACCGACCCGGACGAGCAGGACGAGCTGCGTGACGAGTACGCCACGATGTTCGACGCCGTCGCCACCCCCGAAGAACGGAGCCGGGCCGCAACCGCCCTCGAAGCCACCCTCGTCCGGCACATCGAGGACAAACGCCGCCACCCCGACGACCGCCTCACCAGTACCCTCATCGACATCCACGAACTGGACGGCGACCGGCTCACCGAGGAGGAACTGCTCGGCACCCTGCACATCATCCTCGCCGCGGGGCACGAAACCACCGTCAACGCCATCATGAACACGGTGGTCGCCCTCCTCACCCACCCCGACCAGCTCGCGCTCCTGCGCGACGGCCGGCGACCGTGGTCGTCCACAGTGGATGCCGGGTTGCGCTGGAACGTGCCGCTCAAATGCGTCTACATGCGCTACGCCCTGCGCGACACCGACATCTGCGGCACGGTCGTCCCCGCGGGCGAACCGATCGCCACCATGATCGCGGGCGCCCAGCGCAACAGCGACACCGCCGACGCACGCTTCGACGTCACCAGCGACGACCGCGGCCACATCGGCTTCGGCGCCGGTTCGCACTTCTGCCTCGGCGCGCCACTGGCCCGGCAGGAGATCACCATCGGGCTGGAACGGCTCTTCACCCGGTACCCGAACCTGCGCCTCGCCGTCGAACCGGAAGAACTGACCCACATCGTTTCGCCCGCGATCAACGGGCTCACCGCCCTGCCGCTGCACCTCGCCTGA
- a CDS encoding PaaI family thioesterase, with protein sequence MPEYPIINGIPPARARLGARIRDLIEASICIQEDKADLTKAADQIEAITKALQAAGGARPLLLAALEDGGHLSINNPLEGPANPLAPPLSWKHIGAEKVEAEVLLGPAHEGPPGRVHGGWVAAVLDHVLGRATAAAGYPGMTASLTVDYHRGTPYAVPLTAEGRLVTRDGRKLHATAELKAGETVCASAKAILIHFAPDRFPSASTPD encoded by the coding sequence ATGCCCGAGTACCCGATCATCAACGGCATCCCACCAGCCCGAGCCCGCCTGGGAGCCCGAATCCGCGACCTGATCGAAGCCTCGATCTGCATCCAGGAAGACAAAGCCGACCTGACCAAAGCCGCCGACCAGATCGAAGCGATCACCAAAGCCCTCCAAGCGGCAGGCGGAGCAAGACCACTCCTCCTGGCCGCCCTGGAAGACGGCGGCCACCTGAGCATCAACAACCCGCTGGAAGGACCGGCGAACCCCCTGGCCCCACCTCTGTCCTGGAAACACATAGGCGCGGAGAAGGTGGAAGCCGAAGTCCTCCTCGGCCCAGCCCACGAAGGCCCACCAGGCCGGGTGCACGGGGGCTGGGTGGCAGCAGTACTGGACCACGTACTGGGCCGGGCAACAGCGGCAGCAGGCTACCCGGGCATGACGGCCTCCCTGACCGTCGACTACCACCGAGGAACCCCGTACGCGGTCCCGCTGACCGCGGAAGGCCGCCTGGTCACCCGAGACGGCCGCAAGCTCCACGCCACGGCCGAACTCAAGGCGGGCGAAACCGTCTGTGCGTCGGCGAAAGCGATCCTCATCCACTTCGCCCCGGACCGCTTCCCGAGCGCGTCCACACCGGACTAG
- a CDS encoding ferritin translates to MAKTRKFAELLQNQIRHEFTAAQQYTALAVWFDARDLPRLAKRFYRQSIEERNHALAMVRYLLDRNEPVSIPGTGEVRNDFSSVHEAIELALAQERAVTADIEAMAKAARLEEDYLGEQFVHWFLKEQVEEVSRMSTLLTVVERAGGNLFEVENHLFREQGTETEDAPDMPPVAGGKL, encoded by the coding sequence ATGGCCAAAACCCGGAAGTTCGCCGAGCTGCTGCAGAACCAGATCCGCCACGAGTTCACGGCAGCCCAGCAGTACACAGCCCTGGCGGTCTGGTTCGACGCCCGCGACCTCCCCAGGCTGGCCAAGCGCTTCTACCGCCAGTCGATCGAGGAGCGCAACCACGCACTGGCGATGGTCCGCTACCTGCTCGACCGGAACGAGCCGGTGTCCATCCCCGGCACCGGCGAGGTGCGCAACGACTTCTCGAGCGTGCACGAAGCCATCGAGCTGGCCTTGGCCCAGGAACGAGCGGTGACGGCCGACATCGAGGCAATGGCCAAGGCCGCCCGCCTGGAGGAGGACTACCTGGGCGAGCAGTTCGTGCACTGGTTCCTGAAGGAACAGGTGGAGGAGGTGTCCCGGATGTCGACGCTCCTGACGGTGGTCGAGCGAGCGGGAGGCAACCTGTTCGAGGTGGAGAACCACCTGTTCCGAGAGCAAGGAACGGAAACAGAGGACGCCCCCGACATGCCCCCGGTAGCCGGAGGAAAACTCTGA
- a CDS encoding SDR family NAD(P)-dependent oxidoreductase: MPDLSGTTACVTGASGVLGRGIALRFAEAGAAVAVHHRRPGAGDDVVAAIERAGGRARAFAAELTDDQACHALLGAVAEWGGRLDALVNNAGIQPVAALDELGAGDWRAMLDATLTSAFSCTQAAVRLMGDGGSVTHIASIEARQPAAGHVHYSSAKAALVMHARGAALEYGPRGIRVNTVSPGLIARPGLEREWPDGVERWRRAAPLGRLGTPGDVGNACVFLASPLASWITGHDLVVDGGVTARPTW; this comes from the coding sequence CTGCCCGACCTGTCCGGTACGACCGCCTGCGTCACCGGGGCCTCTGGGGTGCTCGGCCGCGGGATCGCGCTCCGGTTCGCCGAAGCCGGCGCGGCCGTCGCGGTGCACCACCGCCGTCCCGGTGCCGGTGACGACGTGGTCGCCGCCATCGAACGGGCCGGTGGCCGGGCTCGGGCCTTTGCCGCCGAGCTCACCGATGACCAGGCCTGCCACGCCCTGCTCGGCGCCGTCGCGGAGTGGGGCGGGCGGCTCGACGCGCTCGTCAACAATGCCGGGATCCAGCCCGTCGCCGCCCTCGACGAGCTCGGTGCGGGGGACTGGCGGGCCATGCTCGACGCCACCCTGACGAGCGCGTTCTCCTGCACGCAGGCCGCGGTGCGGCTGATGGGCGACGGCGGGAGCGTCACGCACATCGCCTCGATCGAGGCCCGGCAGCCGGCGGCCGGGCACGTGCACTACAGCTCCGCCAAGGCCGCGCTCGTCATGCACGCCCGGGGTGCCGCGCTGGAGTACGGGCCACGGGGCATCCGGGTCAACACGGTGTCGCCGGGGCTGATCGCGCGGCCCGGGCTGGAGCGGGAGTGGCCGGACGGCGTCGAGCGGTGGCGGCGGGCGGCTCCACTGGGGCGGCTGGGCACGCCCGGTGACGTCGGGAACGCGTGCGTCTTCCTCGCTTCGCCGCTGGCGTCCTGGATCACCGGTCACGACCTCGTCGTCGACGGTGGGGTCACGGCGCGCCCGACCTGGTGA
- a CDS encoding esterase: MRITSIVLTTALTLALTSPAASAAPALTLARPTGDRPVGTTSPPDLPVSLFYPTVSADGPKSRFMTEAEAKTVLDSGGITGVAPSVLAGIRTDSVLDAPPAGHHLPLVVLDPGARRPRGELTSLAEDLASHGTLVAVAPGAGEDKAVLDKLLRSKWAALVDPARIGLAGAAGVPAALAADPRLEAGTTIDGPADDPLPAALDRPVLFLGRATAPGNDTWKQLTGWKRQFTVAGTVHASFTDIGLVGEQLGLRFGATTPAVRGQAITAAYVRAFFDQHLRGRPQPLLDQPSARYPEVALTRTSTPYLPAPTGDRPVGSTAVYLKDTSRPDPWVPSVPYRELMVTLFYPAASAKGPKTQYLTPAESAALLEGSGLDVPPGTLAETVTNSVDGARPAGRGLPLIVLSPGYTKPRATLSALAEDLASHGYAVALVGHTYENTGQSFPDGRFAGCASCEVPHDDAFWEKLERGRATDVSFVLDSLLRSRAGLIDPERIGMAGHSIGGASTLPSMVADSRLKAGMDIDGTTHVPLTGLARPFMFLGHQLGATACVPGDPTWERDWPQLTGWKRWADVRGAQHASFTDVGLFGDEFGVDYGAQTTALRTQEITRTYVNAFFDRHLRGEPRPVLDRPGYPEVSFCH, from the coding sequence ATGAGAATCACGAGCATCGTGCTCACCACTGCCCTCACGCTCGCGCTGACGTCACCGGCCGCGTCGGCGGCCCCGGCGCTCACGCTGGCCAGACCGACCGGCGACCGGCCGGTGGGTACGACGTCGCCACCGGACCTCCCGGTGTCCCTGTTCTACCCGACGGTTTCCGCGGACGGCCCGAAGTCGCGCTTCATGACCGAAGCCGAAGCGAAAACCGTCCTCGACTCCGGCGGCATCACCGGCGTGGCGCCGTCGGTGCTGGCCGGCATCCGCACGGATTCGGTGCTCGACGCCCCGCCGGCCGGGCACCACCTGCCGCTGGTCGTCCTCGACCCGGGGGCCCGGCGGCCGCGCGGCGAACTCACGTCGCTGGCGGAGGACCTGGCGAGCCACGGCACGCTCGTCGCCGTGGCCCCCGGGGCCGGCGAAGACAAGGCCGTGCTGGACAAGCTGCTCCGGTCGAAGTGGGCGGCGCTGGTCGATCCCGCCCGGATCGGCCTGGCCGGGGCCGCCGGGGTGCCGGCCGCGCTGGCGGCCGACCCGCGGCTCGAGGCCGGGACGACCATCGACGGCCCGGCGGACGACCCGCTGCCCGCCGCGCTCGACCGGCCGGTCCTGTTCCTGGGCCGGGCGACCGCCCCGGGCAACGACACCTGGAAGCAGCTCACGGGCTGGAAGCGCCAGTTCACCGTGGCCGGAACGGTGCACGCGTCGTTCACCGACATCGGCCTCGTGGGCGAGCAGCTGGGCCTCCGCTTCGGCGCGACCACCCCGGCCGTGCGCGGGCAGGCGATCACCGCCGCGTACGTCCGGGCGTTCTTCGACCAGCACCTGCGCGGACGGCCGCAGCCCCTGCTGGACCAGCCGTCCGCCCGGTACCCGGAGGTGGCCTTGACCCGCACGTCGACGCCGTACCTGCCCGCCCCGACCGGCGACCGGCCGGTGGGCAGCACCGCGGTGTACCTGAAGGACACTTCGCGCCCGGATCCGTGGGTGCCGTCGGTCCCCTACCGGGAGCTGATGGTCACACTCTTCTACCCGGCCGCGTCGGCGAAGGGGCCGAAGACGCAGTACCTGACGCCGGCGGAGTCGGCGGCGTTGCTGGAGGGCAGCGGCCTCGACGTGCCACCCGGCACGCTCGCCGAGACCGTGACCAACTCCGTCGACGGCGCCCGCCCGGCGGGCCGCGGCCTGCCGCTGATCGTGCTCTCGCCCGGCTACACCAAGCCCCGCGCCACGCTGAGCGCGCTGGCCGAGGACCTGGCGAGCCACGGGTACGCCGTCGCGCTGGTCGGCCACACCTACGAAAACACCGGCCAGAGCTTCCCGGACGGCCGCTTCGCCGGGTGCGCCTCCTGCGAAGTCCCGCACGACGACGCTTTCTGGGAGAAACTGGAACGGGGCCGGGCCACCGACGTGTCGTTCGTGCTGGACTCGCTGCTCCGATCCCGGGCGGGCCTGATCGACCCGGAGCGGATCGGCATGGCCGGCCACTCCATCGGCGGCGCGAGCACCCTGCCGTCGATGGTCGCCGACAGCAGGCTCAAGGCCGGGATGGACATCGACGGCACGACCCACGTCCCGCTGACCGGGCTGGCACGGCCGTTCATGTTCCTCGGCCACCAGCTCGGGGCCACCGCCTGCGTGCCGGGCGACCCGACGTGGGAGCGGGACTGGCCGCAGCTCACCGGCTGGAAGCGCTGGGCCGACGTGCGGGGCGCGCAGCACGCGTCCTTCACCGACGTGGGCCTGTTCGGCGACGAATTCGGCGTCGACTACGGCGCGCAGACGACCGCGCTGCGGACGCAGGAGATCACGCGGACGTACGTGAACGCGTTCTTCGACCGGCACCTGCGGGGTGAGCCGCGGCCGGTGCTCGACCGGCCGGGGTATCCGGAAGTCTCCTTCTGCCACTGA
- a CDS encoding alpha/beta hydrolase, with product MRTLAVATALTVALSAPASAATTPYLPRPTGHSPVGVTTLSLVDDSRPDPWVPSVPYRELMISIFYPAASGGGSKKQYMTPLESQRNLERQNIPGLPLDVFSTVRTNAVVDAKPAGRWHSLPLVVLSPGWTQPRATLTALAEDLASRGYAVAAIDHTYENRATTFPDGHVTGCAACEVDDQPGFWEKFAQVRTRDTSFVLDSLLASKWGALIDPQRIGMTGHSAGGAITTQAMLADPRIRAGADLDGSVHVPLPASGLSRPFMFVGSMDNYTPGAPGPYDDWETDWTHLTGWKRWIMVSGTVHASFTDLGVLAAQLGVDIGDSIDPYRALTVTRNYVSAFFDRHLRCRPQPLLAAPSPAYPEVTFIG from the coding sequence ATGCGCACGCTCGCGGTGGCCACCGCACTCACCGTTGCTCTGTCGGCGCCCGCTTCGGCGGCCACGACGCCGTACCTGCCCCGTCCGACCGGCCACTCGCCCGTCGGCGTCACCACGTTGTCCCTTGTGGACGATTCGCGGCCCGATCCGTGGGTACCGTCGGTGCCCTACCGGGAGCTGATGATCTCCATCTTCTACCCGGCGGCCTCGGGAGGAGGCTCGAAGAAGCAGTACATGACCCCGCTCGAGTCGCAGCGCAACCTCGAACGGCAGAACATCCCCGGCCTGCCGCTGGACGTTTTCAGCACGGTCCGGACGAACGCCGTCGTCGACGCGAAACCCGCCGGGCGGTGGCACAGCCTGCCGCTGGTCGTGCTGTCCCCGGGCTGGACCCAGCCGCGGGCCACGCTCACCGCGCTGGCCGAGGACCTCGCCAGCCGCGGGTACGCCGTGGCGGCGATCGACCACACCTACGAAAACCGCGCCACGACCTTCCCCGACGGCCACGTCACCGGCTGCGCCGCCTGCGAGGTCGACGACCAGCCCGGCTTCTGGGAGAAGTTCGCGCAGGTCCGCACCCGCGACACGTCGTTCGTGCTCGACTCCCTGCTGGCTTCGAAGTGGGGCGCGCTGATCGACCCGCAGCGGATCGGCATGACCGGCCACTCCGCGGGCGGCGCGATCACCACCCAGGCGATGCTGGCCGACCCGCGGATCCGTGCCGGGGCCGACCTCGACGGCAGCGTCCACGTCCCGCTCCCGGCGTCCGGGCTGTCCCGGCCGTTCATGTTCGTGGGCAGCATGGACAACTACACGCCGGGCGCGCCGGGGCCGTACGACGACTGGGAAACCGACTGGACGCACCTGACCGGCTGGAAGCGCTGGATCATGGTGTCGGGCACGGTCCACGCGTCGTTCACCGACCTCGGCGTGCTCGCCGCGCAGCTCGGCGTCGACATCGGCGACTCGATCGACCCCTACCGCGCGCTCACCGTCACGCGGAACTACGTAAGCGCTTTCTTCGACCGGCACCTGCGCTGCCGCCCGCAGCCGCTGCTGGCCGCGCCCTCGCCCGCTTACCCGGAAGTGACGTTCATCGGATGA
- a CDS encoding transporter, giving the protein MTWLTWRQFRTPALSMLAGLAAIAVVLAITGPELVGRTDFSDQDALFGGTILVLYLLPAVIGVFWGVPMITRELESGTHSLVWNQTVTRKRWLTTKLGFGLLAAMLAAAVLSTAVSWWASPIDALSAVQTDRGMLARIAPVVFGARGIAPIGYAAFALVLGVAVGMVLRRTVAAMAVTVVALAAVLLAVPLLVRPYLVPPQTETVAITPENITNITGNDKQGITEIGVRKPAGAWELANETLDPSGNVVTSMPDFLQACSPRPGAAPPERGDIQACVARLGEHGYHQRVTYQPGSRFWPLQWLELALYLALTALLTWFCFRRLRHLS; this is encoded by the coding sequence ATGACCTGGCTGACCTGGCGCCAGTTCCGCACCCCGGCGTTGTCGATGCTCGCCGGCCTGGCCGCGATCGCCGTCGTGCTCGCGATCACCGGGCCGGAACTGGTCGGGCGCACGGACTTCTCCGATCAGGACGCCCTCTTCGGCGGCACCATCCTGGTGCTGTACCTGCTGCCCGCGGTGATCGGCGTGTTCTGGGGCGTCCCGATGATCACCCGCGAGCTGGAGAGCGGCACGCACAGCCTGGTGTGGAACCAGACCGTCACGCGGAAGCGGTGGCTCACCACCAAGCTCGGGTTCGGCCTCCTCGCCGCGATGCTCGCCGCCGCGGTGCTGAGCACGGCGGTCTCCTGGTGGGCCAGCCCGATCGACGCGCTCTCCGCGGTCCAGACCGACCGCGGGATGCTCGCCCGCATCGCGCCGGTGGTGTTCGGCGCGCGTGGGATCGCCCCGATCGGCTACGCCGCTTTCGCGCTCGTCCTCGGCGTCGCGGTGGGCATGGTGCTGCGGCGGACGGTGGCCGCGATGGCCGTCACCGTCGTCGCGCTCGCCGCGGTGCTGCTCGCGGTCCCGCTGCTGGTGCGCCCGTACTTGGTGCCGCCGCAGACCGAGACCGTCGCGATCACGCCCGAGAACATCACGAACATCACCGGCAACGACAAGCAGGGGATCACCGAGATCGGCGTGCGGAAGCCGGCCGGGGCGTGGGAGCTGGCGAACGAAACCCTCGACCCGTCCGGGAACGTGGTCACCTCGATGCCGGACTTCCTGCAGGCCTGCTCGCCGCGGCCGGGGGCCGCTCCGCCGGAGCGCGGTGACATCCAGGCGTGCGTGGCCCGCCTGGGCGAACACGGCTACCACCAGCGCGTGACCTACCAGCCGGGCTCGCGGTTCTGGCCGCTGCAGTGGCTCGAACTCGCGCTCTACCTCGCGCTGACCGCCCTGCTCACCTGGTTCTGCTTCCGCCGTCTCCGCCACCTGTCCTGA
- a CDS encoding ABC transporter ATP-binding protein, whose protein sequence is MTVLKAQGLGKKYKRKQALSGCTLEIEAGHVTGLVGPNGAGKSTLLNIAAGMLEPTTGTIEVCGGSPGSGPEQLAKVGYVAQNTPVYSGLSIEDHLRLGAHLNPGWDASLAEKRIERLGLDPKQAAGKLSGGQRAQLALTIGIAKRPELLLLDEPVAALDPLARREFLQDLMEAVAEHGLSVVMSSHLVNDLERVCDHLVVLVASQVRVIGEVETLLATHHRLSGPRRDLDTLPADQHVVSATHTDRQTTVLVRTEAPILDPAWTVGQIGLEDLVLEYMSNPTAARPALEVLR, encoded by the coding sequence GTGACCGTCCTGAAAGCCCAGGGCCTGGGCAAGAAGTACAAGCGCAAGCAAGCGCTCTCCGGCTGCACGCTGGAGATCGAAGCCGGCCACGTCACCGGGCTGGTCGGCCCGAACGGGGCGGGCAAGTCGACGCTGCTGAACATCGCGGCCGGCATGCTGGAGCCGACCACCGGCACGATCGAGGTGTGCGGCGGGTCGCCGGGCAGCGGCCCGGAGCAGCTGGCCAAGGTCGGTTACGTCGCACAGAACACGCCAGTCTACAGTGGATTGTCCATCGAGGACCACCTGCGGCTCGGCGCCCACCTCAACCCGGGCTGGGACGCCTCGCTGGCCGAAAAGCGGATCGAACGGCTCGGGCTGGACCCGAAGCAGGCCGCGGGCAAGCTCTCCGGCGGCCAGCGCGCGCAGCTGGCGCTCACGATCGGCATCGCCAAGCGGCCCGAACTGCTGCTGCTCGACGAGCCGGTCGCGGCGCTGGACCCGCTGGCCCGCCGGGAGTTCCTGCAGGACCTGATGGAAGCCGTCGCCGAGCACGGGCTGTCGGTCGTGATGTCCTCGCACCTGGTCAACGACCTCGAGCGGGTCTGCGACCACCTCGTCGTCCTGGTGGCTTCGCAGGTCCGGGTGATCGGCGAGGTGGAGACGCTGCTCGCCACCCACCACCGGCTGTCCGGGCCGCGCCGCGACCTCGACACGCTCCCGGCGGACCAGCACGTCGTCTCGGCGACGCACACCGACCGCCAGACCACCGTGCTCGTCCGCACCGAAGCGCCGATCCTCGATCCCGCGTGGACGGTCGGGCAGATCGGGCTGGAAGACCTCGTCCTCGAGTACATGAGCAACCCCACCGCCGCCCGCCCCGCCCTGGAGGTCCTCCGATGA
- a CDS encoding GntR family transcriptional regulator → MIEFHLDTRSGLSPYQQLVQQVRHALRLGLLSEGDQLPKVKDVVASLAINPNTVLKAYRELEHDGLVSARPGVGTFVTATLNGGASFAAMGPLRQDLRRWLGKARKAGLDEESIEALLMSTFRDSAREGIA, encoded by the coding sequence ATGATCGAGTTCCACCTGGACACCAGGTCCGGCTTGTCGCCGTACCAGCAGCTGGTCCAGCAGGTGCGGCACGCGCTGCGCCTCGGCCTGCTGTCCGAGGGAGACCAGCTCCCGAAGGTCAAGGACGTGGTCGCGAGCCTCGCGATCAACCCGAACACCGTGTTGAAGGCCTACCGCGAGCTGGAGCACGACGGCCTGGTCTCGGCCCGTCCCGGCGTCGGCACGTTCGTGACGGCGACCTTGAACGGCGGCGCTTCGTTCGCCGCGATGGGGCCGTTGCGGCAGGACCTCCGCCGCTGGCTGGGCAAGGCCCGCAAGGCCGGTCTCGACGAGGAGAGCATCGAGGCCCTGCTGATGTCCACGTTTCGCGACTCCGCAAGAGAGGGAATAGCGTGA